A window from Candidatus Nitrospira neomarina encodes these proteins:
- a CDS encoding PEP-CTERM sorting domain-containing protein, whose product MNAKRFLTTLLGVALVFGMAGQAQAVSMPFDVYGGLSGEGSIAGTMDIDSDAGFFGNINPLTWTFTTAGGFDPNGNPINSFAYNPGTASLSFNSAFGTLILTDFSTGRSLTFSGYNPLLNQPGPYNIGLITETYMYANSFQLFSRTITHDRLAARTGSGTATVPEPASVLLFGSGLASLGALRYRKGKKA is encoded by the coding sequence ATGAACGCTAAACGATTCCTCACAACGTTATTAGGTGTGGCTTTAGTGTTTGGTATGGCCGGGCAGGCGCAGGCGGTCTCCATGCCATTTGACGTTTATGGCGGCCTCAGCGGCGAGGGTAGTATCGCTGGAACTATGGATATTGATTCCGACGCTGGATTTTTTGGTAACATAAACCCATTGACGTGGACGTTTACGACTGCAGGCGGGTTTGATCCAAATGGAAACCCAATAAATAGCTTTGCATACAATCCTGGCACAGCCAGCTTAAGTTTCAATTCGGCGTTTGGAACGCTCATTTTGACTGACTTTAGCACGGGCCGATCACTGACATTTTCGGGGTATAACCCCCTGCTGAATCAACCAGGGCCTTACAATATTGGACTAATAACGGAAACATACATGTACGCTAACTCTTTTCAATTATTTAGCCGAACTATCACGCATGATAGATTGGCTGCACGAACCGGATCGGGGACCGCTACTGTCCCTGAACCCGCTAGCGTTCTTCTTTTCGGCTCAGGGTTAGCTTCACTGGGGGCTTTGCGATATCGAAAAGGCAAGAAAGCCTGA
- a CDS encoding polysaccharide biosynthesis/export family protein, which translates to MIRIAYPRSGQFVLLVVSLFYMGFAGLTFADSNFGPESQEGKRAESRAEKRALIVTDQYIIGPEDILEVSVWRTPELSREIVVRPDGRISLPLIGEVMAVGSTTVELRDDITEKLKVYKENPTVAIIVKAIKSYFFTVQGAIGGGGSAEGQSGGGGGKIPLLSHTTLVQAIGLAGGLSSDAVRSRITIFRLGINGEAPKKIVVNYEDIILRDGENIEIKPGDTIVVPSQTQIFLP; encoded by the coding sequence ATGATTCGGATTGCGTATCCTAGAAGTGGCCAGTTCGTTTTACTGGTGGTCAGTTTGTTCTACATGGGCTTTGCGGGATTGACTTTTGCTGACTCAAATTTTGGTCCGGAATCCCAAGAGGGAAAACGAGCAGAAAGTCGTGCGGAGAAAAGGGCGTTGATTGTCACAGACCAATATATTATTGGCCCAGAGGATATTTTGGAGGTCAGTGTCTGGCGAACTCCCGAATTGTCGCGCGAAATTGTGGTTCGCCCAGACGGACGAATATCGCTTCCACTTATCGGAGAGGTGATGGCAGTGGGTAGTACGACGGTGGAACTCCGTGATGACATCACGGAGAAGCTGAAAGTTTACAAGGAAAATCCTACGGTGGCCATAATTGTGAAAGCTATAAAGAGTTATTTTTTTACTGTTCAAGGGGCCATTGGAGGGGGCGGAAGTGCAGAGGGGCAGAGCGGGGGAGGGGGCGGAAAAATACCTCTCTTAAGCCATACCACACTTGTTCAAGCTATTGGTCTAGCCGGTGGATTAAGCTCCGATGCGGTCAGGAGTCGAATCACGATCTTTCGATTAGGAATTAATGGTGAGGCACCGAAAAAAATTGTCGTAAATTATGAAGATATTATTTTGAGGGATGGAGAAAATATTGAAATTAAACCCGGTGATACCATCGTGGTCCCCTCACAAACTCAGATATTCCTGCCATAG
- a CDS encoding XrtA system polysaccharide deacetylase produces the protein MVHGLSFDIEEHFQVAAFDCVARRRHWESHESRVERNTHLILDILEERKIHATMFVLGWVAERHKGLIRRIAQSGHELASHGYAHELITGQTPQVFREDIRRAKRTLEDIGGAPILGYRAPTFSITRESEWALSILVEEGYHYDSSIMAVVHDYYGIPGAIPTIHTISTDSGTIWEVPPSTCKWAGMTFPVAGGGYFRLFPYWLLKPLLQRIESQGHPLIMYLHPWELDPTQPRMRGSMLSEFRHYLNLGEVQSRLIQLLQDFSFGPYLNLITK, from the coding sequence ATGGTCCACGGGTTGAGTTTCGACATTGAAGAGCATTTTCAGGTGGCAGCCTTTGATTGTGTGGCAAGGCGCCGGCATTGGGAAAGCCATGAAAGTCGTGTTGAGCGGAACACCCACCTTATCCTGGATATCCTGGAGGAGCGGAAGATTCATGCCACGATGTTTGTGTTGGGATGGGTGGCCGAACGACATAAAGGGTTGATCAGGCGCATCGCGCAGTCGGGGCATGAATTAGCCTCACATGGGTATGCCCATGAACTTATTACCGGGCAAACCCCTCAGGTGTTTCGGGAGGATATCCGTCGGGCCAAACGTACTTTGGAAGATATCGGAGGTGCGCCTATTTTGGGTTACCGCGCTCCAACTTTCTCAATTACCAGGGAATCTGAATGGGCCCTCTCGATCCTGGTAGAGGAAGGATATCACTATGATTCCAGTATTATGGCTGTGGTCCACGATTACTATGGAATTCCAGGAGCGATCCCAACCATCCACACCATCTCAACCGATTCAGGGACCATTTGGGAGGTGCCACCTTCAACTTGTAAATGGGCCGGGATGACGTTTCCTGTTGCCGGAGGCGGATATTTTCGTCTGTTTCCGTATTGGCTCCTGAAGCCACTCTTGCAGCGAATCGAGTCGCAGGGGCACCCTCTCATTATGTACCTCCATCCGTGGGAGCTGGATCCCACCCAACCCCGTATGAGGGGTTCAATGCTTTCCGAGTTTCGTCATTACCTAAATCTAGGAGAGGTTCAAAGTCGGCTCATTCAACTGCTTCAAGATTTTTCCTTCGGACCTTATCTCAATCTCATCACCAAGTGA
- a CDS encoding polysaccharide biosynthesis/export family protein, giving the protein MKYSYAQVIVRTLLLVSIFVELGCFKPDVIIPAGHPAEGFVLGPEDVIEVVVWKTPELSRQVVIRPDGKISLALIGDVVASGLTADQLAEKIVEKYKAFKENPSVSVNVIEVNSYYVFIVGEVLKPGKLPLKSYTTVLQAMALAGGFTQFASRNNILVIRNVEDEYGKLNEIRIPLRYSDLISEDGGVYNLTLKSGDTVIVP; this is encoded by the coding sequence ATGAAATATTCATACGCACAGGTCATAGTACGAACTTTGCTTCTAGTTAGTATTTTCGTAGAGCTTGGGTGTTTCAAGCCGGATGTCATTATACCGGCTGGTCATCCAGCCGAAGGTTTTGTGCTGGGACCGGAAGATGTCATTGAAGTGGTCGTATGGAAAACTCCTGAATTATCGAGGCAAGTCGTAATCCGGCCGGACGGAAAGATTTCATTGGCTTTAATAGGGGATGTGGTAGCGAGTGGGTTGACTGCAGATCAATTAGCGGAAAAAATTGTTGAAAAATACAAGGCGTTTAAAGAAAACCCTTCGGTGTCCGTTAATGTGATAGAGGTAAATAGTTACTATGTATTTATTGTTGGCGAAGTGTTAAAGCCGGGTAAACTGCCGTTGAAATCCTATACAACGGTTCTTCAGGCAATGGCATTAGCCGGGGGGTTTACCCAATTTGCCTCCCGAAATAACATCCTGGTAATCCGAAACGTTGAAGATGAGTATGGCAAGCTAAATGAAATACGTATCCCTCTTCGGTATTCCGACCTAATTTCCGAAGATGGTGGGGTCTATAACCTCACCCTTAAGTCGGGTGATACTGTCATTGTTCCGTAA
- a CDS encoding polysaccharide biosynthesis tyrosine autokinase, translated as MAGTPTANTNTDPALLIQKYLKDFWDLAVRRKWLILSFLFLGIIVGGIVAWLKVDMYRSETVILIEQQRIPEKYVSSVVAGSTAERVATMTQQVLSRTNLQKVVDEFHLFSEAIKSDGYEVVTEGLRKNIRIQTKGNGGEIEAFTISFAHHDPMIAMKVTARLASHYIDENIKIREQFIEGAMEFLDQELVSAKEALDQKEKSLSEYKLKYLGELPGQLDVNLRTLDRLQLEKTQIQESLNSINSRLDLLQKSTHDYEAMAGALNEFENSPVIGEEVFSPDPLEKRIAELKKELTNMLGEYTAEYPDVISLKTQIKNIENQLKQKSELASFKKSPLKKDKSPGVEKNKPIFDPYLNELIGTREELKSQLVTLRDRLTKISAEMKVYEKRIESTPHHEQELLALERDYDNIQNHYQRLHENRINARISGNLDKRQKGERFRILDPANLPTKPEGVPREFLAAGGVGLGAGLGFGLAFLLDLFSPTFRRSEDAEVSLGLEMLATIPSFYMAYGKSMKMVASELETQKGANGKHLAFSQSVDSLLRNNTPNNGEVKGNGGTSGYRLGMSQGAFLPQLNLVTKWRPQSIVAEQYRVAATRLDLLDTSVSHQVVLVTSAMKGEGKTSTSANIAYTLARDLDEKTLLIDCDFKCPNLHGILNLNPEPGVAEYISGVEPLEACLQQIPDMPLWCMSVGNVGTYPVPLAKLQNLSTILEMMISRYRFIILDGPPVLPLADVNVLSGLAHIVLMVVRSGVTPKDAVQKAVEMIHHAGPTRLVLTDAWTQGVPYYVRQSYPIPYSLGIKG; from the coding sequence ATGGCTGGTACTCCCACAGCGAACACTAATACAGATCCCGCACTTCTTATCCAAAAATACCTCAAGGATTTTTGGGATTTGGCGGTTCGCCGAAAGTGGCTGATTCTCAGTTTTTTGTTTTTGGGTATAATTGTTGGCGGAATTGTGGCCTGGCTGAAAGTGGACATGTACCGCTCAGAGACGGTTATCCTCATCGAGCAACAGAGAATTCCTGAAAAATATGTGTCGTCGGTAGTGGCAGGCAGTACAGCCGAACGAGTGGCTACTATGACCCAGCAGGTCTTAAGCCGGACTAACCTTCAAAAAGTCGTGGATGAATTTCATTTATTTTCTGAGGCCATAAAGTCCGATGGGTATGAAGTGGTGACTGAAGGCTTGCGGAAAAACATTAGGATTCAAACCAAGGGGAACGGGGGAGAAATCGAAGCTTTTACGATATCTTTTGCGCACCATGATCCGATGATCGCTATGAAGGTCACGGCGAGGTTGGCTTCTCACTATATCGATGAAAATATCAAGATTCGTGAACAGTTTATTGAAGGGGCTATGGAGTTCTTGGACCAAGAACTTGTGTCGGCGAAGGAGGCCTTAGATCAAAAAGAAAAATCATTGTCGGAATACAAGCTGAAGTATTTAGGGGAGTTACCCGGCCAATTAGATGTTAATCTTAGGACACTTGACCGATTGCAACTCGAAAAAACCCAAATTCAAGAATCCCTGAATTCCATCAATTCCCGATTGGATCTTTTGCAAAAATCCACTCATGATTATGAGGCCATGGCAGGGGCATTAAATGAATTTGAAAATTCCCCGGTAATAGGTGAGGAAGTGTTCTCCCCGGACCCATTGGAAAAACGTATTGCAGAGTTAAAAAAAGAATTGACTAATATGTTGGGAGAATATACCGCTGAATATCCAGATGTGATTTCTCTTAAAACCCAAATTAAAAATATTGAAAATCAATTAAAACAAAAGTCGGAACTAGCTAGCTTTAAAAAATCCCCTCTTAAGAAAGATAAATCACCAGGTGTTGAAAAAAATAAGCCTATTTTTGATCCGTATTTGAACGAATTAATTGGTACCCGTGAAGAATTGAAATCTCAATTGGTCACTTTACGTGATCGGTTGACAAAAATTTCTGCAGAAATGAAAGTTTATGAGAAGCGGATTGAAAGCACTCCGCATCATGAACAGGAATTGCTCGCGCTTGAACGAGACTACGACAATATACAGAACCATTATCAACGTTTACATGAAAATCGTATCAATGCCAGAATTTCTGGAAATCTCGACAAACGACAAAAGGGAGAACGTTTTCGCATTCTGGATCCTGCCAATTTGCCGACCAAACCAGAGGGGGTGCCAAGGGAATTCCTTGCAGCTGGTGGGGTTGGTTTAGGGGCTGGATTGGGCTTTGGTCTTGCTTTCCTCCTCGATTTGTTTTCGCCAACCTTCCGTCGCTCCGAAGACGCAGAGGTGTCCTTAGGGCTTGAAATGCTGGCCACTATTCCAAGCTTTTATATGGCCTATGGGAAATCAATGAAAATGGTCGCAAGCGAGTTGGAAACCCAGAAAGGTGCGAATGGGAAACACCTCGCATTTTCTCAGTCCGTCGATTCCCTCCTCAGAAATAATACCCCGAATAATGGCGAGGTGAAAGGGAATGGTGGGACCTCTGGGTACCGCTTAGGAATGTCTCAAGGAGCTTTTCTCCCCCAATTAAATTTAGTGACAAAATGGCGCCCTCAATCTATTGTGGCTGAGCAGTACCGGGTCGCAGCGACCCGATTGGATCTTCTGGATACCAGCGTCTCCCACCAGGTAGTGTTGGTTACGAGTGCAATGAAGGGAGAGGGCAAAACCTCCACATCTGCAAATATCGCCTATACCCTGGCTCGGGATCTGGATGAAAAGACCCTCCTCATTGATTGTGATTTTAAATGTCCCAATCTTCATGGAATTTTAAACCTTAATCCGGAGCCAGGAGTTGCAGAATATATTTCTGGGGTTGAACCCTTAGAAGCCTGTCTGCAACAAATTCCTGATATGCCGTTGTGGTGTATGTCGGTGGGGAATGTCGGTACTTATCCAGTCCCTCTTGCCAAGTTGCAAAATCTCTCTACTATTTTGGAGATGATGATATCCCGGTATCGGTTTATCATTCTGGATGGCCCGCCCGTCTTGCCATTAGCGGATGTCAATGTTTTAAGCGGATTGGCTCATATCGTGCTGATGGTCGTTCGGTCCGGAGTTACTCCAAAGGATGCGGTGCAAAAAGCTGTAGAAATGATCCATCATGCAGGGCCCACGAGACTGGTGCTGACAGATGCCTGGACACAAGGTGTGCCCTACTATGTTCGCCAAAGCTATCCCATTCCCTACTCGTTGGGTATCAAGGGTTAA
- a CDS encoding TIGR03013 family XrtA/PEP-CTERM system glycosyltransferase: MPSPWRLFSKFAPKQWIKKRVLIVGDGPLAQALARVLVYDRSYRYDVKGFLSNNPAIVGTSLVNPKVLGTINQLFELSEKHQIETVAICVEDRRGTLPLDSLLDVKSMGLEVIDGHRLYETECGRLSIDELKPSFLIFSSGFRRKPIIMFLKGLGDIVGSLLGLVVLAPLILLIALLVKLDSPGPIFYRQTRVGQHGYPYVLLKFRSMRNDAEAEGIQWAAQGDVRVTKTGSWLRKLRLDEIPQLINVLKGQMSLVGPRPERPHFVQELRKSIPYYDLRHTVRPGITGWAQTCFHYAGSLEDSHVKLQYDLYYVKNLSLWLDLRILVRTISVVFKGEGAR, translated from the coding sequence ATGCCAAGTCCATGGAGGTTGTTTTCTAAATTTGCCCCAAAGCAGTGGATTAAGAAGCGTGTCCTCATAGTAGGAGACGGGCCTCTGGCCCAAGCCCTCGCAAGAGTGTTGGTGTATGACCGGTCTTATCGGTATGACGTCAAAGGATTTTTGTCGAACAATCCTGCCATTGTAGGAACATCATTAGTCAATCCCAAGGTCCTTGGGACGATCAATCAGCTTTTTGAACTTTCTGAAAAACACCAGATCGAGACGGTCGCCATTTGTGTGGAGGATCGCCGGGGCACTTTGCCCTTGGATTCCCTCTTGGATGTGAAATCCATGGGTCTGGAGGTGATTGATGGACATCGCCTCTATGAGACCGAGTGCGGGCGCCTGTCAATTGATGAACTCAAGCCGAGCTTTCTTATTTTTTCGTCAGGATTCAGGCGAAAACCGATCATAATGTTTCTTAAGGGCCTTGGGGATATAGTAGGTTCGCTCCTTGGTCTTGTGGTGTTAGCCCCTCTGATCCTCCTGATAGCCTTGTTGGTAAAATTGGACTCCCCTGGACCGATCTTTTATCGGCAAACTCGAGTGGGGCAACATGGGTATCCCTATGTATTGTTAAAATTTCGTTCGATGCGGAATGATGCTGAAGCCGAAGGGATACAATGGGCGGCGCAAGGAGATGTGCGTGTCACAAAAACGGGGAGCTGGCTTCGGAAACTTCGATTGGATGAAATACCTCAATTGATTAACGTCTTAAAAGGGCAAATGAGCTTAGTAGGACCTCGACCCGAACGACCACATTTTGTTCAGGAACTGCGTAAATCAATTCCCTATTATGATCTTCGCCACACCGTTCGTCCAGGAATCACAGGTTGGGCGCAGACCTGTTTTCACTATGCAGGATCGCTGGAAGACTCCCATGTCAAATTGCAATATGATCTTTACTATGTCAAAAATCTCTCATTATGGTTGGACCTACGAATCCTTGTCCGAACCATTAGTGTGGTCTTTAAGGGAGAGGGTGCACGATAA
- a CDS encoding transposase, producing MRARLNRVFRKIAEDFGFDPVELEVAKKQVPVFLNSPQYSIAKVVGIFKNISARKVIRENPELQKHLRKQSFW from the coding sequence ATCCGAGCACGCCTTAACCGGGTGTTTCGCAAAATTGCGGAGGACTTTGGCTTTGACCCGGTCGAATTGGAAGTGGCGAAGAAGCAGGTGCCTGTCTTTCTGAATTCCCCCCAGTATTCGATTGCCAAAGTGGTGGGGATCTTTAAGAACATTTCAGCCAGAAAGGTAATTAGGGAAAATCCAGAGTTGCAGAAGCATTTGAGGAAGCAATCGTTTTGGTAA
- the xrtA gene encoding exosortase A, with protein sequence MQTDSTPYSPVPTGRFRSSEWAKVLGHLLIGWAALLGLYFQTAFSLVETWSRSDTYGHGFLILPLSGYLVWRERHRLATLVPRPNSWALLLLGGSAGVWLLGHLTSVVVVQQFAWVTMVAGMVWALAGTKITKVLLFPLAFLFFAVPVGADLVPPLQDFTAFFTVNALQVSGIPVFWEGRYITTPSGRWHVAEACAGVRYLISGATMGVFFAGVVYRSWTRRVVFVLFAVLALILANGMRAYGITLLGYLVDHELAASADHILYGWVFFSVVMFLLFWVGLAMREPEPSLLEEKVRASSVGEADLPSQGEWFRRSTQRRSFARMAKTAGCGVGVVALAPLCVMALSPSPPTSLGPSPFSLVVSSPWHTLSDYAGNWTPHFEGADTVLTRTYTDGHRQVHLFLAVYFQQQQGRELVSQTNSLIDGDRWELVSESRRETLVENFPLTVKESHLRSEVAPRLVWSWYWLGGHMTSNAYMAKLLHATAYIFGGATEGAVIAIAADYSYSSAEAVNVIEDFLQHTSFLQATNSSPKA encoded by the coding sequence ATGCAGACCGATAGCACTCCCTATTCTCCTGTGCCCACCGGTCGTTTTCGCTCATCCGAGTGGGCGAAGGTTCTGGGTCATCTCCTCATTGGGTGGGCCGCGCTGCTTGGCCTCTATTTCCAAACGGCCTTTTCTCTGGTCGAAACGTGGTCTCGCTCGGACACGTATGGCCATGGGTTTCTGATTCTCCCCTTGAGTGGGTATCTCGTATGGCGGGAGCGGCATCGTCTGGCTACTCTGGTGCCCAGGCCGAACTCGTGGGCTCTGTTGCTGCTTGGCGGGTCCGCCGGGGTGTGGCTTCTGGGTCACCTGACCTCGGTGGTAGTAGTCCAACAATTCGCGTGGGTTACTATGGTCGCCGGCATGGTTTGGGCCCTGGCTGGTACTAAGATAACCAAGGTATTGCTTTTCCCTTTGGCGTTTCTTTTCTTCGCCGTCCCCGTTGGGGCGGATCTGGTTCCGCCCCTGCAAGACTTTACTGCCTTCTTTACCGTCAACGCGCTTCAGGTGTCGGGCATACCGGTCTTCTGGGAAGGACGTTACATTACGACGCCATCAGGCAGGTGGCACGTGGCCGAAGCTTGTGCGGGGGTCCGGTATCTTATTTCCGGCGCCACGATGGGTGTGTTTTTTGCGGGCGTTGTTTATCGGAGTTGGACGAGGCGCGTGGTATTTGTTCTGTTCGCGGTTCTAGCCCTTATTCTGGCCAACGGGATGCGCGCATACGGCATTACGCTCTTAGGGTATCTCGTGGATCACGAACTGGCGGCGAGCGCGGATCATATTCTGTATGGGTGGGTGTTTTTTAGTGTAGTCATGTTCCTACTCTTTTGGGTAGGTTTGGCGATGCGAGAACCTGAGCCTTCTCTCTTGGAGGAAAAGGTGCGTGCGTCATCCGTCGGGGAGGCAGACCTTCCTTCTCAAGGAGAGTGGTTTCGTCGGAGCACTCAGAGAAGATCGTTCGCACGGATGGCTAAGACAGCGGGGTGTGGAGTGGGTGTGGTGGCCCTGGCGCCTCTTTGTGTGATGGCATTATCCCCTTCTCCTCCGACGTCGTTGGGTCCCTCTCCGTTCTCCCTGGTGGTCTCCTCCCCCTGGCACACCCTGTCGGACTATGCTGGCAATTGGACTCCACACTTTGAGGGAGCCGACACCGTTCTGACCAGGACTTACACCGATGGGCACCGGCAGGTTCATCTGTTCCTGGCCGTGTATTTCCAGCAGCAGCAGGGGAGGGAATTGGTCAGTCAGACCAATTCGCTCATAGATGGGGACCGCTGGGAGCTGGTATCCGAGAGTCGCAGAGAGACCCTTGTGGAGAATTTCCCTCTAACAGTGAAGGAGAGTCATCTTCGGTCCGAGGTGGCCCCTCGTCTTGTGTGGAGTTGGTATTGGTTGGGTGGTCATATGACTTCCAATGCCTATATGGCCAAACTCCTGCATGCCACAGCGTATATTTTTGGAGGGGCGACGGAAGGGGCCGTCATCGCGATCGCAGCCGATTACAGCTATTCCTCGGCGGAGGCCGTGAACGTTATAGAGGACTTTCTCCAACACACGTCTTTCCTTCAAGCCACGAACTCTTCCCCGAAAGCGTAA
- a CDS encoding transposase yields MGRIRRSSTTAFKADAVRLVRQQAYTVAQACQALDLGETVLRRWLLQYEGKLRGQTPQGKGADIAATTLPSFGGPG; encoded by the coding sequence ATGGGACGGATCCGACGCAGTTCTACCACAGCATTCAAAGCCGATGCGGTAAGGCTCGTTCGGCAGCAAGCCTATACCGTGGCCCAAGCCTGTCAGGCCTTGGACCTCGGCGAAACGGTCTTGCGCCGTTGGCTGCTGCAGTATGAGGGTAAACTCAGAGGGCAGACGCCCCAGGGTAAAGGCGCTGACATTGCAGCAACAACGCTTCCAAGCTTTGGAGGCCCAGGTTAA
- a CDS encoding tetratricopeptide repeat protein: protein MRHKTRMAFLCCVVLPFLLVNIANCTQLSDEEKKARHQERGKAYFEEQKYQEALIELKNVVHLDPKDAKAYHQMALIHLKLGGMPDLQSAFGELTKAVELDPSIQDAQLKLGELYLLSQQPQKAKQHAEVVLVSSPNDPKGHLLQGRSLIMERDFEKGIEELKKSLELDPDNEQVYVDLARAYLILEKPEEAEDVLDKGLTKKANSPTLILAKGEFYSLQGKNTEAEALFQEVLALDPENYDYYVKIAGYYQTNQKWKETEEIYQRLATRKPASEVPQMFLGEFYTFIGDGAKASAHFQKGVELNPKSDPARNSLINFYLDNRQWDDVEKLMKPLLEAKSKSIVTKIFEARLILGRGNVDEAIPLFQAIIKDEPNQAMAHQYLGSAFAQKNETVQAIQEFTEAKKLAPQDREVRKALAVARMAERSYKMAIEEAQMAIRLNPRDVQAVHILGQAYFGEKDFSSAKNVYQAIIDQIPQDAIAHFQLGLIDQQDKKVQEAIDHFEEALKYNPDFVQALSHIANIRLSMGEAPQARERVQQQIERSSKNPYFYNLLGRLWMQAKQIDQAEKAFKQALDLNDQLQDSYMNLAELYHRMNRVDEAVMEYERLLDKNPKAAFAHMILGIMAEQRNEVEKAQRYYRKTLEISPKFAPAANNLAWLMAENGGNLDEALAHAEDAFSQQGGNPHIADTLGWIYYKKNAHIKAVSLLGEAVEKLPENPVVRYHLGMALLKKGEPNNAKKTLEFALKMSPTFPGAEEARTTLESL from the coding sequence ATGAGACATAAAACCAGAATGGCATTTTTGTGCTGTGTGGTTCTTCCATTTTTGCTCGTCAATATCGCCAACTGTACCCAGTTATCGGACGAGGAAAAAAAGGCTAGACATCAGGAGCGGGGAAAAGCTTATTTTGAGGAGCAAAAATATCAAGAAGCACTCATCGAATTGAAGAATGTCGTCCACCTCGATCCGAAGGATGCTAAGGCCTATCATCAAATGGCTTTGATTCACCTCAAATTGGGTGGAATGCCTGATCTTCAGTCGGCGTTTGGGGAACTTACCAAAGCTGTCGAGTTGGATCCATCCATACAGGATGCCCAACTTAAACTCGGTGAATTGTATCTGCTTTCCCAACAACCCCAAAAGGCGAAACAACATGCGGAAGTCGTGTTGGTTTCCTCCCCAAACGATCCCAAAGGCCATCTGCTACAAGGCCGAAGTTTGATTATGGAAAGGGACTTCGAGAAGGGCATTGAAGAACTCAAAAAATCTTTGGAACTTGATCCCGACAATGAGCAGGTATACGTCGATCTGGCGCGTGCCTATCTGATCCTTGAAAAACCCGAGGAAGCTGAGGACGTTCTGGACAAAGGATTAACCAAGAAGGCAAATTCGCCCACGCTTATTCTGGCCAAGGGCGAATTCTACTCGCTGCAAGGAAAAAATACCGAAGCCGAAGCCCTTTTTCAGGAAGTCCTGGCGTTAGATCCAGAGAATTATGATTACTACGTGAAAATTGCAGGTTATTATCAAACTAACCAAAAATGGAAAGAAACGGAAGAGATCTATCAACGGCTCGCCACACGCAAACCCGCGAGTGAAGTACCCCAAATGTTTTTGGGTGAATTCTATACGTTTATTGGGGATGGTGCGAAAGCGTCAGCACATTTTCAAAAGGGGGTGGAGTTGAACCCCAAATCTGATCCGGCTAGAAATTCGCTGATCAATTTCTATCTGGATAACCGACAATGGGATGATGTCGAAAAACTTATGAAGCCGCTGTTAGAAGCCAAATCGAAGAGCATTGTGACTAAGATTTTTGAAGCCAGACTAATACTGGGGCGTGGAAACGTGGATGAAGCCATTCCCTTATTTCAAGCAATTATTAAGGATGAGCCCAACCAGGCAATGGCCCATCAGTATTTGGGATCAGCGTTTGCGCAAAAAAATGAGACGGTCCAAGCGATTCAAGAATTCACAGAAGCCAAGAAATTAGCTCCACAAGATCGAGAGGTGCGAAAGGCCTTGGCGGTGGCCCGTATGGCTGAGCGATCATACAAAATGGCCATTGAGGAAGCACAAATGGCCATTCGTCTCAATCCTCGTGATGTCCAAGCCGTCCATATCCTGGGACAGGCCTACTTTGGTGAAAAAGACTTTTCATCGGCGAAAAATGTGTATCAAGCGATCATTGACCAAATCCCTCAAGATGCGATCGCCCATTTTCAATTAGGCCTCATTGACCAACAGGATAAGAAAGTCCAAGAAGCCATCGACCATTTTGAGGAAGCCCTTAAGTACAATCCCGATTTTGTGCAAGCTTTGAGTCACATTGCCAATATCCGACTGTCGATGGGAGAAGCACCGCAAGCTAGAGAACGGGTGCAACAACAAATTGAACGGTCTTCTAAAAACCCGTATTTCTATAATTTATTAGGACGCCTCTGGATGCAGGCGAAGCAGATTGATCAAGCGGAGAAGGCGTTTAAGCAAGCGCTGGATTTGAACGATCAGTTGCAAGATTCTTATATGAACCTGGCCGAATTATACCATCGAATGAATCGGGTTGATGAGGCGGTCATGGAATATGAACGTCTGTTGGACAAAAACCCCAAGGCGGCTTTTGCACATATGATCCTTGGGATAATGGCTGAACAACGTAATGAAGTCGAGAAGGCCCAACGGTACTATCGGAAGACGTTGGAGATTTCACCCAAATTTGCGCCGGCTGCCAATAATTTGGCTTGGCTCATGGCAGAAAATGGGGGCAATTTAGATGAGGCGTTAGCGCATGCAGAAGATGCCTTCTCCCAGCAAGGCGGTAATCCCCATATCGCGGATACCTTGGGATGGATTTATTATAAAAAGAATGCCCATATTAAGGCGGTTTCCCTCCTAGGGGAAGCGGTTGAAAAACTGCCGGAAAACCCGGTGGTTCGGTATCATTTGGGCATGGCCCTTCTTAAAAAGGGGGAGCCCAATAATGCCAAAAAGACGTTGGAGTTTGCTTTAAAGATGAGTCCAACTTTTCCAGGAGCGGAGGAAGCCAGGACGACCCTGGAGAGTTTGTAA